The Populus alba chromosome 6, ASM523922v2, whole genome shotgun sequence genome contains a region encoding:
- the LOC118048490 gene encoding zinc finger protein 10, whose translation MEQARYWMLTKQKHSLNSQFQASTNPSFDDSWEEQAFAEDAAGPLGGCIWPPRSYSCSFCRREFRSAQALGGHMNVHRRDRARLKQPPSPHNEILQQEHQSPHSHLQNPYKSFGFQYPAQLCNLVYSPNPNSDPGPIASPPSSSRVSTTPTQENCRIKGFFPPFSSFIVEEQQKRAPRSSPPPRTKLATERCYHISDLSTEGEQNSRKVESGCRAKVNRVKTDLSVSLNLVVRRTRPSITDSEEDPSSCKKRRIDKSSLPFSLKSTSVDMSEVLEISPCTVEELDLELRLGNRPKVK comes from the coding sequence ATGGAGCAAGCTCGGTATTGGATGTTGACTAAGCAAAAGCATAGTTTGAATTCTCAATTCCAGGCTTCAACTAATCCTTCATTTGATGATTCTTGGGAAGAACAAGCTTTCGCCGAAGATGCAGCTGGGCCTCTTGGAGGGTGTATATGGCCTCCAAGATCTTATTCTTGTAGCTTTTGTAGAAGAGAATTTAGGTCTGCTCAAGCTCTAGGAGGTCATATGAATGTCCACAGGAGGGATAGAGCTAGACTAAAGCAACCTCCAAGTCCTCACAATGAAATCCTTCAACAGGAGCATCAAAGTCCTCACAGTCACCTTCAAAATCCCTATAAATCTTTCGGTTTTCAATACCCCGCTCAGCTTTGTAATCTGGTTTATAGCCCTAACCCTAATTCTGATCCTGGTCCTATTGCATCCCCACCTTCTTCTTCTAGGGTTTCAACTACACCTACTCAAGAGAATTGCCGAATAAAGGGTTTTTtccctcctttttcttcttttattgttGAAGAACAACAAAAGAGAGCCCCTAGATCTTCTCCTCCACCAAGGACTAAGTTAGCTACAGAAAGATGTTATCATATCTCTGATCTGAGCACTGAAGGAGAACAGAATTCAAGGAAAGTGGAATCAGGATGTAGAGCAAAAGTAAACCGTGTCAAAACAGATTTGTCTGTCAGCTTGAATTTGGTAGTTCGACGTACTCGCCCAAGCATAACGGACAGTGAGGAGGATCCTTCGAGCTGCAAGAAGCGGAGGATCGATAAATCATCATTACCTTTCTCTCTAAAGTCTACTTCAGTCGACATGTCTGAGGTGCTTGAAATTAGCCCTTGCACTGTAGAAGAATTGGATCTTGAACTCAGGCTTGGTAACCGGCCTAAGGTAAAGTAG
- the LOC118048491 gene encoding uncharacterized protein, with protein MDSSLTSSTGKSDQIVCDSDYLQDTSHVRSYTCAFCKRGFSNAQALGGHMNIHRRDRAKLKQASDENFLSLDITKSTEEISRAPETPCALPVDQHVSVTLRKKASEEVQPLPFIVDVKAGTDGDEANKIQLNQATMQAGLDLELRLGSDPHESSTRSSPREFL; from the coding sequence ATGGATAGTAGTCTCACGAGCAGTACAGGAAAGTCCGACCAAATAGTATGCGATTCAGATTATCTGCAGGACACAAGCCATGTAAGGTCTTATACTTGTGCTTTCTGCAAGAGAGGCTTCTCAAATGCACAAGCATTGGGAGGCCACATGAATATCCATAGAAGAGATAGGGCAAAACTTAAACAAGCTTCCGACGAAAACTTTCTTTCTTTGGACATCACAAAGTCCACTGAGGAAATAAGTAGAGCGCCTGAAACGCCATGTGCTCTGCCAGTTGATCAACATGTTAGTGTTACTCTTAGAAAAAAAGCTAGCGAAGAAGTTCAGCCGCTACCCTTTATTGTTGATGTGAAGGCAGGTACTGATGGCGATGAAGCTAACAAGATCCAATTGAATCAAGCTACGATGCAGGCGGGATTGGACCTGGAGCTTCGATTAGGGTCCGATCCACACGAATCATCTACGAGGTCGAGTCCCAGGGAATTCCTTTGA